GCTGGCGGAAATAGCCCTTGAGGAAGCGCAGCTTGTCACGCCGGGTCAGGCCGATTTCCAGCGCCGAGTAGTACAACGCGGACAAGTCCTTGTCGCGCCAGCGCAGCGGCAAGTGGGCGCGCAGTTGGGCGCGGTGCAGGTCGATCACCGAGAGTTTGATGTTGCGTGCGTCAATCGGTTGCGCGGTATCCAGCAGGAAATGGCAGAGGTAGCAGTCGCGATGATTCACGCCGCCCCGGTGCATCTCGCCGACCATGCGCGCCAGCTCGGCGGTGAGGGCGTGGCGCAATGCAGGTGCAGGCGGCTCGGCGACCCAGTTCAGCGTCAGGTCTTCGAGGCTGAGGGTCGGCGCCAGTTCTTCGGTGATGATGAAGGAGTGCTGGTCCGCCGGGTTGCTGCCCTTTTCACCGAACGCCACGCCGGTCATGGTCGGTACGCCGATTTCCTGCAAGCGGTGAATCGCATCCCACTCCAGGCCGGCACCGAGCACCGGCAGCTTGGCGGTGATCAGGTTCTTGAAGATTTCCGCCCAACCGATGCCCCGGTGGATTTTCACGAAATACGCACGGCCATCGACCTCGGTGCGTAACGTGCGACGCGCCGCCAGCTCACGGAATACCTGGCC
The genomic region above belongs to Pseudomonas poae and contains:
- the rfaP gene encoding lipopolysaccharide core heptose(I) kinase RfaP, encoding MKLILAEPFKTLWAGLDAFAAVEQLQGQVFRELAARRTLRTEVDGRAYFVKIHRGIGWAEIFKNLITAKLPVLGAGLEWDAIHRLQEIGVPTMTGVAFGEKGSNPADQHSFIITEELAPTLSLEDLTLNWVAEPPAPALRHALTAELARMVGEMHRGGVNHRDCYLCHFLLDTAQPIDARNIKLSVIDLHRAQLRAHLPLRWRDKDLSALYYSALEIGLTRRDKLRFLKGYFRQPLRQILAEQSASLSLMQRKADKLYARKQRYGDAI